The following coding sequences are from one Triticum aestivum cultivar Chinese Spring chromosome 5A, IWGSC CS RefSeq v2.1, whole genome shotgun sequence window:
- the LOC123103412 gene encoding 30S ribosomal protein 2, chloroplastic — MATTISSLAAPPSLHRRCCRSPASASTPARVSFRAAPPAGAAARARRRAAVKVLASSAVMEAPEELATRKLYVGNIPRTVTNDELSAMFAAHGTVVRAEVMYDKYSGRSRRFGFVTMSTAEEVAAAIESLNDTEVGGRKIKVNVTESFLPNIDTSAPESEPSFVDSQYKVYVGNLAKKVTTEVLKNFFSEKGEVLSATVSRIPGTPKSKGYGFVTFSSEEEVEAAVSTFNNAELEGQTIRVNRA; from the exons ATGGCGACCACCATCTCCTCTCTAGcggcccctccctccctccaccgccgctgctgccggagccCCGCATCCGCCTCGACCCCCGCCCGCGTGTCATTCCGCGCCGCGCCGccggccggcgcggcggcgcgggccagGCGCCGGGCGGCGGTGAAGGTGCTCGCCTCCTCCGCGGTGATGGAGGCGCCCGAGGAGCTGGCCACGCGGAAGCTCTACGTGGGGAACATCCCCAGGACCGTCACCAACGACGAGCTGTCGGCCATGTTCGCCGCACACGGCACCGTCGTGCGGGCCGAG GTTATGTATGACAAGTATAGTGGTCGGAGCCGGCGATTCGGGTTTGTCACGATGAGCACGGCGGAGGAGGTCGCTGCTGCCATTGAGAGCCTGAATGACACA GAGGTTGGAGGTAGAAAAATTAAAGTGAATGTGACAGAGAGCTTCTTACCAAACATTGATACATCTGCACCGGAATCGGAACCTTCATTTGTGGACAGCCAGTACAAGGTTTATGTTGGCAATCTTGCAAAGAAAGTGACAACGGAAGTGCTCAAGAACTTCTTCTCTGAAAAAGGGGAGGTCCTCAGTGCCACGGTATCCCGAATTCCGGGAACTCCAAAGTCCAAGGGATATGGTTTTGTCACGTTTTCTTCAGAGGAAGAAGTGGAAGCTGCGGTTTCTACTTTCAATAATGCA GAATTGGAAGGACAAACCATCCGTGTGAATAGAGCATAG